In the Phaseolus vulgaris cultivar G19833 chromosome 7, P. vulgaris v2.0, whole genome shotgun sequence genome, one interval contains:
- the LOC137828449 gene encoding uncharacterized protein isoform X1 translates to MLLDHVILLLNIHENWMKHTLGYWENDKIWLDYKPVHMNTLNSYSRYIGSDTHWACDFKRRYSISAQEGAWKHVNQALVLITLGGNDFVNNYYLQQDLASFLFQYVNYIISEYRLVWKFEGNEDYEE, encoded by the exons atgtTATTAGACCATGTTATCCTACTTCTCAACATTCATGAAAACTGGATGAAACACACTTTGGG ATATTGGGAGAATGATAAGATCTGGTTAGATTACAAACCAGTGCACATGAACACGTTGAACAG CTATTCTAGGTACATTGGGAGCGACACTCATTGGGCTTGTGACTTCAAGAGAAGATATTCCATATCTGCTCAAG AGGGTGCTTGGAAGCATGTAAACCAAGCACTAGTACTTATCACTCTTGGAGGCAATGATTTTGTGAACAATTATTACCTGCAGCAAGATCTCGCCAGTTTTCTCTTCCAATACGTGAACTATATCATATCTGAGTATCGCCTAGTTTGGAAG TTTGAAGGCAATGAAGACTATGAAGAATGA
- the LOC137828449 gene encoding uncharacterized protein isoform X2 — MLLDHVILLLNIHENWMKHTLGYWENDKIWLDYKPVHMNTLNRYIGSDTHWACDFKRRYSISAQEGAWKHVNQALVLITLGGNDFVNNYYLQQDLASFLFQYVNYIISEYRLVWKFEGNEDYEE; from the exons atgtTATTAGACCATGTTATCCTACTTCTCAACATTCATGAAAACTGGATGAAACACACTTTGGG ATATTGGGAGAATGATAAGATCTGGTTAGATTACAAACCAGTGCACATGAACACGTTGAACAG GTACATTGGGAGCGACACTCATTGGGCTTGTGACTTCAAGAGAAGATATTCCATATCTGCTCAAG AGGGTGCTTGGAAGCATGTAAACCAAGCACTAGTACTTATCACTCTTGGAGGCAATGATTTTGTGAACAATTATTACCTGCAGCAAGATCTCGCCAGTTTTCTCTTCCAATACGTGAACTATATCATATCTGAGTATCGCCTAGTTTGGAAG TTTGAAGGCAATGAAGACTATGAAGAATGA
- the LOC137828932 gene encoding NDR1/HIN1-like protein 26, producing the protein MRNNDHIPVHHVHGPTPKPLKLNRHRSVRYYVHRVHESLTTRVSKMICATFLGLLLIVGLITFILWLSLRPHRPRFHIHEFNMPGLTQNSGFINAVIAFKVSARNSNQNIGVTYESMEGAVFYRDQKIGYMPLLFPFYQEPKNTTEVNGELSGASLTVSSERWSEFQSDRGDGSVVFRLELTSVIRFKISSWESKRHTMHVNCNAGVGPDGSLLTNFKDKRCPLYFS; encoded by the coding sequence ATGCGCAACAACGACCACATACCCGTTCACCACGTCCACGGTCCGACCCCGAAACCCTTGAAACTGAACCGGCACCGCTCCGTCCGCTACTATGTCCACCGGGTCCACGAAAGCCTCACAACGCGAGTCTCCAAGATGATCTGCGCCACCTTCTTGGGCCTCCTTTTAATTGTGGGCCTCATCACCTTCATCCTCTGGCTCAGTCTCCGGCCCCACAGGCCCAGGTTTCACATCCACGAGTTCAACATGCCGGGCCTGACCCAAAATTCCGGGTTCATAAACGCCGTCATAGCCTTCAAGGTAAGCGCGCGAAATTCCAACCAGAACATCGGGGTTACCTATGAGTCCATGGAGGGAGCGGTTTTCTACCGGGACCAGAAAATAGGCTACATGCCGTTACTCTTTCCGTTTTACCAAGAACCCAAGAACACCACAGAGGTGAACGGCGAACTTAGCGGCGCCTCATTGACTGTTAGTAGTGAGCGGTGGTCGGAGTTCCAGAGCGATAGGGGTGACGGTAGCGTGGTGTTCCGCTTGGAATTGACGTCTGTTATCCGATTCAAGATTTCGTCGTGGGAGAGCAAACGCCACACGATGCACGTCAACTGTAATGCTGGAGTGGGACCTGATGGTTCCCTCTTGACCAATTTCAAGGACAAGAGGTGCCCTCTTTATTTCTCTTAG
- the LOC137827813 gene encoding uncharacterized protein isoform X1, protein MEMEEIPELNSGDSSSREALESEQKNMGTQRISVSDHINAYQYSAEEADSFVIDMDSFSSAINKDSTNANSRITLQRNLSRKGSQRGGDRMVNTLHDRDTVPTTCSPKAALAGSCTAEKSAAVAVGSTQHSTNTQVHHQITITASNMCNTNTESKCVTRRNSFKRTSSCLLDPRRVLLFFATLSSMGTMLLIYFTLTISKQSADE, encoded by the exons atggaaatggaagaaattCCAGAGTTG AATTCTGGTGATTCTTCTTCTCGCGAGGCTTTGGAATCAGAACAGAAGAACATGGGTACCCAGAGAATCTCTGTTTCAGACCACATAAACGCATATCAGTATTCAGCTGAGGAAGCTGATAGCTTTGTGATTGACATGGATTCCTTCTCTTCCGCCATCAACAAAGATAGCACCAATGCTAATTCCAGAATTACA TTGCAGCGGAACCTTTCCAGGAAAGGATCTCAGCGTGGGGGCGACAGGATGGTGAATACACTTCATGATAGGGATACTGTCCCAACTACATGCTCACCAAAAG CTGCTCTAGCAGGATCCTGCACGGCTGAAAAGTCAGCGGCGGTAGCTGTAGGGTCCACGCAACACTCCACAAACACACAGGTTCATCATCAGATTACTATTACTGCCAGTAACATGTGCAACACCAACACCGAAAGCAAATGTGTTACTAGAAGAAATAGTTTTAAACGAACTTCTTCATGCCTCCTTGACCCTAGAAGAGTTCTTCTTTTCTTTGCCACCTT GTCAAGCATGGGAACAATGTTGCTAATATACTTCACTCTTACTATCAGCAAGCAAAGTGCAGATGAATAA
- the LOC137827813 gene encoding uncharacterized protein isoform X3, with protein sequence MEMEEIPELNSGDSSSREALESEQKNMGTQRISVSDHINAYQYSAEEADSFVIDMDSFSSAINKDSTNANSRITLQRNLSRKGSQRGGDRMVNTLHDRDTVPTTCSPKAALAGSCTAEKSAAVAVGSTQHSTNTQVHHQITITASNMCNTNTESKCVTRRNSFKRTSSCLLDPRRVLLFFATFSETGQAWEQCC encoded by the exons atggaaatggaagaaattCCAGAGTTG AATTCTGGTGATTCTTCTTCTCGCGAGGCTTTGGAATCAGAACAGAAGAACATGGGTACCCAGAGAATCTCTGTTTCAGACCACATAAACGCATATCAGTATTCAGCTGAGGAAGCTGATAGCTTTGTGATTGACATGGATTCCTTCTCTTCCGCCATCAACAAAGATAGCACCAATGCTAATTCCAGAATTACA TTGCAGCGGAACCTTTCCAGGAAAGGATCTCAGCGTGGGGGCGACAGGATGGTGAATACACTTCATGATAGGGATACTGTCCCAACTACATGCTCACCAAAAG CTGCTCTAGCAGGATCCTGCACGGCTGAAAAGTCAGCGGCGGTAGCTGTAGGGTCCACGCAACACTCCACAAACACACAGGTTCATCATCAGATTACTATTACTGCCAGTAACATGTGCAACACCAACACCGAAAGCAAATGTGTTACTAGAAGAAATAGTTTTAAACGAACTTCTTCATGCCTCCTTGACCCTAGAAGAGTTCTTCTTTTCTTTGCCACCTT CTCTGAAACAGGTCAAGCATGGGAACAATGTTGCTAA
- the LOC137827813 gene encoding uncharacterized protein isoform X2 has protein sequence MEMEEIPELNSGDSSSREALESEQKNMGTQRISVSDHINAYQYSAEEADSFVIDMDSFSSAINKDSTNANSRITRNLSRKGSQRGGDRMVNTLHDRDTVPTTCSPKAALAGSCTAEKSAAVAVGSTQHSTNTQVHHQITITASNMCNTNTESKCVTRRNSFKRTSSCLLDPRRVLLFFATLSSMGTMLLIYFTLTISKQSADE, from the exons atggaaatggaagaaattCCAGAGTTG AATTCTGGTGATTCTTCTTCTCGCGAGGCTTTGGAATCAGAACAGAAGAACATGGGTACCCAGAGAATCTCTGTTTCAGACCACATAAACGCATATCAGTATTCAGCTGAGGAAGCTGATAGCTTTGTGATTGACATGGATTCCTTCTCTTCCGCCATCAACAAAGATAGCACCAATGCTAATTCCAGAATTACA CGGAACCTTTCCAGGAAAGGATCTCAGCGTGGGGGCGACAGGATGGTGAATACACTTCATGATAGGGATACTGTCCCAACTACATGCTCACCAAAAG CTGCTCTAGCAGGATCCTGCACGGCTGAAAAGTCAGCGGCGGTAGCTGTAGGGTCCACGCAACACTCCACAAACACACAGGTTCATCATCAGATTACTATTACTGCCAGTAACATGTGCAACACCAACACCGAAAGCAAATGTGTTACTAGAAGAAATAGTTTTAAACGAACTTCTTCATGCCTCCTTGACCCTAGAAGAGTTCTTCTTTTCTTTGCCACCTT GTCAAGCATGGGAACAATGTTGCTAATATACTTCACTCTTACTATCAGCAAGCAAAGTGCAGATGAATAA
- the LOC137827814 gene encoding pyruvate, phosphate dikinase regulatory protein 1, chloroplastic, giving the protein MLVMPILRLSPSVPQIVACTQNDQTGSKSVSGRPKGSPQLNRWSRARAVRSGQKLDRSRLRTQPPEPNAPLRQFALTVDPDDAVNLDVADVMAVKSIYIVSDGTGWTAEHCVSAALGQFDYCLVDRGCPVSTHLFSGIDNAEKLVEITKQAAKEGALLVYTLADPQLALAAKQACKLWGVPSSDVLGPITEAIASHLGVSPSGLPRGASGLPLSDDYFRRIEAIEFTIKQDDGASPQNLAKADIVLTGVSRTGKTPLSIYLAQKGYKVANVPIVLGVAIPRTLFEVDPKKVFGLTINPLVLQNIRTARTKTMGLSSDGKSTYSEMKYVMEELEFGGRVFAQNPLWPVIDVTEKAIEETAAILLRLYHDRKQKCTMSRISKRY; this is encoded by the exons ATGTTAGTCATGCCAATTTTGCGGTTAAGTCCTTCTGTTCCTCAAATCGTAGCGTGCACGCAAAATGACCAAACCGGGTCCAAGTCCGTTTCAGGGAGACCCAAGGGGAGCCCCCAGCTGAACCGATGGTCCAGAGCCCGAGCCGTACGGTCCGGGCAGAAATTGGACCGTTCCCGTCTCCGAACCCAACCACCGGAACCCAACGCCCCTCTACGTCAATTTGCTCTAACGGTGGACCCAGACGATGCCGTCAATTTGGACGTCGCAGATGTCATGGCCGTCAAGTCCATCTACATAGTCTCCGACGGAACCGGCTGGACCGCCGAGCATTGCGTTAGTGCCGCTTTGGGCCAGTTCGATTACTGCTTGGTCGACCGTGGCTGCCCCGTCAGTACCCATTTGTTTTCTGGG ATTGATAACGCGGAGAAGTTGGTGGAGATCACAAAGCAAGCAGCTAAGGAAGGCGCTTTGCTAGTGTATACTTTGGCTGATCCACAATTGGCTTTGGCTGCAAAGCAGGCATGCAAGTTATGGGGTGTGCCTTCCAGTGATGTCTTGGGACCCATCACAGAGGCCATTGCTTCTCATTTGGGTGTTTCTCCATCTGGCCTTCCGCGTGGGGCTTCTGGCCTTCCCCTATCTGATGATTACTTTCGTAGGATTGAAGCTATTGAGTTCACCATCAAGCAAGATGATGGAGCATCTCCCCAGAATCTGGCTAAGGCCGACATTGTTCTCACCGGAGTTTCGCGCACCGGCAAGACCCCCTTGTCCATTTATCTGGCTCAGAAGGGGTACAAGGTGGCCAATGTGCCCATTGTCTTGGGTGTGGCAATTCCAAGGACTCTGTTTGAGGTGGATCCGAAGAAGGTTTTTGGCTTGACTATAAATCCTCTTGTCTTGCAGAATATTAGAACTGCAAGGACTAAAACCATGGGATTAAGTTCAGATGGTAAGAGTACGTATTCGGAGATGAAGTATGTCATGGAGGAACTTGAATTCGGTGGAAGGGTCTTTGCTCAGAACCCTCTTTGGCCAGTCATTG ATGTGACAGAAAAAGCCATAGAAGAGACTGCAGCAATTCTGTTGAGGCTGTACCATGACAGGAAGCAGAAGTGCACCATGTCGAGGATCTCAAAACGCTATTAG